Proteins encoded in a region of the Pseudochaenichthys georgianus chromosome 20, fPseGeo1.2, whole genome shotgun sequence genome:
- the nck1b gene encoding SH2/SH3 adapter protein Nck1 isoform X3, producing MDMANLFKHFFRIGKVKSRKGGMRDTASNADADGYDNGERLYDLNLPALVKFSYTAEREDELSLVKGTRVVVMEKCSDGWWRGSYSGRSGWFPSNYVTEDMDGTAGGGLGDPAGSLTEKLAAVVNSTANGNRVLHTVQALYPFGSGNDEELNFEKGEVMEVVEKPENDPEWWKCRKADGQLGLVPKNYVTVLDSGSFKPGAGPAGPPTPDCDYITPSTVGRFAGKEWYYGKVTRHQAEVALNQRGVEGDFLIRDSESSPNDFSISLKAQSKNKHFKVQLKETLYCIGQRKFNSMEELVEHYKKAPIFTSEQGDKLYLIKALAAS from the exons GGATTGGGAAGGTGAAGAGCAGGAAGGGCGGGATGAGGGACACGGCCTCCAACGCGGACGCAGACGGGTACGATAACGGCGAGCGCCTGTACGACCTCAACCTGCCTGCGCTGGTGAAGTTCAGCTACACGGCGGAGCGCGAGGACGAGCTGTCTCTGGTGAAGGGCACGCGGGTGGTGGTGATGGAGAAGTGCAGCGACGGATGGTGGCGCGGCAGCTACAGCGGGCGCTCCGGGTGGTTCCCCTCCAACTACGTGACGGAGGACATGGACGGCACGGCGGGGGGCGGGCTGGGAGACCCCGCCGGATCGCTGACGGAGAAGCTGGCGGCCGTGGTGAACAGCACGGCCAACGGGAACCGCGTGCTGCACACGGTCCAGGCGCTCTACCCCTTCGGCTCCGGGAACGACGAGGAGCTGAACTTTGAGAAGGGCGAGGTGATGGAGGTGGTGGAGAAGCCGGAGAACGACCCCGAGTGGTGGAAGTGTCGCAAAGCGGACGGACAGCTGGGCTTGGTGCCTAAAAACTACGTCACGGTGCTGGACTCCGGTTCGTTTAAACCCGGAGCGGGACCCGCGGGGCCGCCCACGCCCGACTGCGACTACATCACGCCCTCCACCGTGGGGCGCTTCGCGGGGAAGGAGTGGTACTACGGGAAGGTGACGCGCCACCAGGCGGAGGTCGCGCTCAACCAGAGGGGCGTCGAGGGGGACTTCCTCATCCGGGACAGCGAGTCATCG CCAAACGACTTCTCCATCTCCCTGAAGGCGCAGAGCAAGAACAAGCATTTCAAGGTGCAGCTGAAGGAAACCCTTTACTGCATCGGACAGCGCAAGTTCAACTCCATGGAGGAGCTTGTGGAACACTACAAAAAGGCTCCCATCTTCACCAGCGAGCAGGGAGACAAACTGTACCTGATCAAGGCCCTGGCCGCCTCCTGA